The proteins below are encoded in one region of Centropristis striata isolate RG_2023a ecotype Rhode Island chromosome 12, C.striata_1.0, whole genome shotgun sequence:
- the c1qtnf2 gene encoding complement C1q tumor necrosis factor-related protein 2, with translation MPMGHNFFTVTIMLQMCAMLCFLSVVFSQATSLLPKKGRNITIHSSQLVCSLPGPAGLAGTPGAPGSPGVMGPMGPPGKDGPDGKDGEKGEKGNGGDPGRTGNQGKPGVQGREGIIGKAGPRGLKGLRGIPGVAGKRGVKGEHGDVGEQGAPGKCNCGSAARSAFSVAVTKSYPKERLPIRFSRILLNEGDHYNASSGKFVCAVPGVYYFTYDITLANKHLAIGLVHNGQYKIKTFDANTGNHDVASGSTVLRLQQADQVWLQIFYSEQNGLFFDPFWTDSTFTGFLIYADQDYLNEADRKANGQDDSQ, from the exons ATGCCCATGGGTCATAATTTCTTCACTG TGACCATCATGCTCCAGATGTGTGCGATGTTGTGTTTCCTGTCCGTTGTCTTCTCCCAGGCAACATCTTTGTTGCCCAAGAAAGGTCGCAACATTACCATCCACTCCTCCCAGCTGGTCTGCAGTCTGCCTGGCCCAGCAGGGCTAGCCGGGACCCCTGGAGCCCCTGGATCACCAGGGGTGATGGGCCCCATGGGGCCCCCGGGGAAGGATGGCCCCGACGGGAAGGATGGAGAGAAGGGAGAAAAGGGAAATGGAG GTGATCCAGGAAGGACAGGGAACCAAGGCAAGCCAGGTGTGCAGGGACGTGAAGGTATCATCGGCAAAGCTGGACCTCGAGGACTGAAGGGGCTACGAGGAATACCAGGGGTGGCTGGAAAAAGAGGAGTTAAAGGGGAGCACGGGGATGTGGGCGAGCAGGGAGCTCCAGGGAAATGTAACTGTGGCAGTGCGGCCCGATCAGCCTTCTCTGTGGCGGTGACAAAGAGCTACCCTAAGGAACGACTGCCCATCCGCTTCAGCCGGATCCTGCTGAACGAGGGGGATCACTACAACGCCAGCAGTGGGAAGTTTGTGTGTGCTGTCCCCGGGGTCTATTATTTCACTTATGATATAACTCTGGCAAACAAGCACCTGGCCATCGGGCTGGTCCACAACGGACAGTACAAGATCAAGACATTTGATGCAAACACAGGAAACCATGATGTGGCGTCTGGGTCCACTGTTCTCCGTCTGCAGCAGGCGGACCAGGTGTGGCTGCAGATCTTCTACTCTGAGCAGAACGGACTCTTCTTTGACCCTTTCTGGACAGACAGCACCTTCACTGGCTTCCTTATCTATGCTGACCAGGACTATCTCAACGAGGCTGATAGAAAAGCTAATGGTCAGGATGACAGTCAATGA